Genomic DNA from Spirochaetaceae bacterium:
GGAGCTCGGCGAAGACGGTGGTAGTCAGCGCGACCGCGGCTGCGCGGGAGAACACGACCTCCAGTATCACCCACACGGTGAGCGGCGCCGACTACGACGGCGTGCCGGCCAGCCCGGTGACCGTCACCGTAAAGGAGGAGGCGGGCGTGACCCTCGGCCTGGAGCCGCGCAGCAACACCGGTACCAGCGGCACCGGCGGCACGACGGTCACCGACAAGACGCGCATCGAGGGCGAGACTGTCAGGTTCTTCGTGCAGCGCACCACGAGATCGGACCCGGAGCTGACCGTCGGCGTCGCCGTTACGCAGGAGGGGAACTACCTCACGGGCACCGTGCCGACCATGGTCAAGTTGATGCCCGGTGAGAGCAGGAAGTACATCGACATCCACCTGGAAGACGACGCAGCCGTCGAGCCGGACGGTTCCATCAGCGTGACGATCTCCTGCGACTGCACCGTGGTTGACGGCACCATCAAGGTGGACGTGCTGAACAACGACGCGGCGTTCGCCGTCGCCGACGCCGAAGCAGTCGAGAGCGAGGGCACGATCTCGTTCACGGTGCGCAAGGAGAGCTCGCTCGGGGTGGCGATGGACCTGCGGTACGAGACCGTTGACGGCTCCGCCACGGCCGGCAAGGACTACGAGCCGCCGGCCAAGGGTGCCAGGGTGACGATCATGCCGCACCAGGACCGGGTTACCCTGACGATTCCGATTACGGACGACGCCCTGGTCGAGGACGACGAGTCGTTCCGGCTGCGGGTGTATCACCCGCGGGACAAAGATGTCGACGACACCGCTACGGGTACCATCGAGGATGACGACTCCGCGGTGGCCAAGGCGTGGCTGTCGCGCTTCGGGCGCACCGTGGCAAGCCACGTGGTGGAGGCGGTGGACGCCCGGCTCACCGGCGAACTGGGGCCGGCGACGCAGGTAACCCTCGCCGGCACGACGCTGCCTTCGGACCCGCCGCCGCTGCCGCCGCTGCAGCCGCTGCAGCCGCTGCAGCCGGATGCGGCGGCCGCAATGCCGCACACCAGCATGGACGGCGGCGCGTTTCTGGCCGGCAGCTCGTTCCAGTTGCTGGCCGCCGACGCCGGCCTCGACGGCGCAGTGGGAACCGGGCTGACCATGTGGGGGCGCGGCGCGGCCACCGGCCTGCAGGGCAAGGACGAGACGGTCTCCCTGACCGACGGCCAGGTCGGCACCGGCACCGTGGGCGTGGACTACGACTGGGGCGGCATCCTGACCGGCCTGGCGGTGGCCTACAGCGGCGGCGGCGTGGACTATCGGGTCACCGGCGGCGCTGCCCGGTCCGGCCGCGCGGCGAGCTGGCTGATCAGCGCGCACCCGTACGCCCGCGCGCAGATTGTCGGCGACCGGCTGACCGCCTGGGGCCTGCTCGGCTACGGACTCGGCGGGATGACGCTGGCCGAGGACACGCCGGACGAGGACAGCGGCATCTCGTTGATGATGGGCGCCCTGGGGCTGCGCGGCGTGCTGTCTCCGGAGACCGAGCGTCTCGGACTGGCGGTGAAGACGGACGCGTTCGTGACCCACATGACGATGGGCGACAACGCCGTGCTGACGACCGGCGCGCACCGCGCCAGGCTGCAGGCGGAAGGCACCTACCGGATCGACCTCGGTACCGGCGGCGTGCTGATCCCGCGGCTGGTCACCGGCGTGCGCTACGACTTCGGCGACGTGGAGACCGGCTTCGGCGCCGAGATGGGCGGCGGCGTGACCTACACCTACCCGGACTGGGGGCTGACCGCGGCGGCGGGCGTGCGCGTGCTGCTGACCCACCAGGACAGCGGTTTCGAGGAGTGGGGCGGCGGCGGATCGCTGCGCGTGACGCCGGGAGCGGCCGGACTCGGCCCGACGGTGGCGGTCAACACTGCGCTGGGCGTGCCGGCGAGCGGAGCGCAGCGCCTGTGGACGAGCGGGGTGGCGTTGCGCCCGGCGCCGACGGCGGCAGCCGCGCCGGGAGCGAACATCGACGCCGAGATAGGCTACGGGCTGGCCGTGGCCGACGGCGGCGGCATGCTTACCCCCTACGTCGGGATGGCGGTGTCGGAGAACGGAGCCCGCGCGTTGCGTCTCGGCAGCCGCCTCAGCGTCGGCCCCTCGTTCAGCCTGAGCGTGCAGGGCGAACGGCGCGAGGCGACGGCCGGCGACGCGACGCACGGCGTGTCGGTGAACGGCGCCCTGCGCTGGTAGGGCGCCGCTGCCGGCGACTCAGTCGCCGTAGCGGGCGCGCAGCGGCGGCGACAGCCGCAGCATCCACTGCATGCGTTCGAGGTGGTCGAGCCACTGCTCCACCTCGGCGCTGACCTCCGCCTCCGGCGGCGGCACCAGGCCCACGTCGCAGGCCGCGCCGAGCTCGCGCTGCGCCTTGCGGCGGTAGGTCACCAGCATGCGGTCGCCGGTGCGGCCCACCTCGAAGAAGTCCTCCGACAGGCACACCGTCACCGGCACCCGCAGCGCGCCCAGGATGCGCAGCTCGTCGGCCAGTTCGCTGTCGTCTACCCGCTCCGCGAACCTGAGATCGACCACCTGTCGGCCGGCGGCCTCGTTCGCGGCCGCGGCCAGGTGGCGCAGGATCGGTCCCTGGCGCACGCAGTCGCCGCACCAGATGCCGCTGTAGCACAACAGGTTCGTGCGCCGGGTGAACTGGCCGAGGCGCTGCCGCTGTGCATCGTCCACCTGCACGCGGGCGTCCATGGTCTGCCACCGCTTGCGATGGTTGTCCGGGCCGGAGGCGAGATACTCGTCGTAGGGCAGCGCGCTATCGAAGCTGGTGCGCCAGAACGCCTGGCGTATGTCGCGGTACTTGCCGTCGTTGGAATCTGCCATGACCGCCATCATAGCGCACAACGCGCCCCGCTTGGCGACTCGCGGCGCCCCGTCCCAACGGCCGCATGTCAGGCCGGATGGGCCGAAAGCGCTATGGGCGACGGTTTCGGGGCGCTAGGCGTGCGGCGGTGGCGCAGCGCCGTGCGGCGTGATGCGGTGCACCGGCTCCGGGTAGGCAGGGCGGAACGCCGCGTGGCTTCGGGTGTGCGCGTGGACGGGAGTAGACGAGTGCTCCCGGCTCAGCGCCACGGCCGCCTCCGCCACCGCCCGGTCGATGAGTCGGTCCAGAGCATCGGCGTCCATCTCCACGCGGGCGTTCACGATCAGCGTGACCCGGTCGCCGGCGAGGTCCGGCAACTGCGAACGCCATGCGCCGCCCGAGACCGCGCCGCCGCCGGCCAGGTCGGCACCGGTGACGCTCACCTTGGCGTCGCGGTAGTGGTCGCGGACCAGGAACTTGAGATGGCCGACGGCGCCGCCGCGGTCGCGCAGCGCGGCGACCACCCCCTCGATCACCGCGCGCGCCGCGCCGGTGGTGTGCCCCTCGACGCCGGTCAGCTCCACCTCGCGGTCGTTCCATGCCAGCGCCGCCTCGGCGGCGCCGTAGCGTTCGTAGTCCACCTCCACGCCCGACAGCAACGCGTCCCCGGACGGCGGCACGCCCGGCGCCGCGGCGCCGGACGGACCCGCGGCGCCGGACGGACCCGCGGCGCCGGAGGCGTCGATGTGCCGCATCCAGGCGGCGACGCCCGCCGCGCTGCGCGAGTCCTGTACCAGCAGCCGCCGTCCCGGCAAGCCGGCCTGCAAGCCGTCCCGCAGCCCTTCCGGTCCTCCCCACGCGGCGGCAACCAGGTCCGCGCGGGAGGCGACCAGTAGCGGCGCCTCCGCCAACTGGCGCTCGAACAGGTAGTCCAGCGTCGGGTTGGTCCACGGCAGCGGCCGGCCCGCCAGGTACCCGGCCAGCAGGCGCGCGTCGGCCAGCACGGTGAGCGTCACCGCCTGCAGCGCCACCTCGCGCCGCCGCAACAGCGGGTTTACCACCGTGCGGGCGATGTCCACGCAGGAGCCCACCGCCTCGGCGAACACGTGCTCGGCGCCGTCCGCCGCCAGCGCCGCGACGCGCTCCACCAACTCCGGGTAGCGGCAGCAGAAGCAGCCGCCGGTGACCTCTGCGACCGCGGCCGCGGTGCCGGCCAGCGCGCCGGTGTCGACCAGCATCTCGCCCTGGTCGTTGGTTACCACCGCCGCCCGCACGCCGCGGTCGCGCAGCAGTTCACAGGCGCTGCCGATTGCCGTGGTCTTGCCGCTGCCCAGAAACCCGCCAACCAGGTGCAGTTGCACGCGCCGATTGTGCCCTGTGCGCGCACCGGGGGTCAAAGCAAGCGCTGGGCCGGCGGTGCTGAGCGGGCATGTGCGGCGGCGCGCTATCTGCTATGGTGCAGCCTGATCAATGGGCAATTCGAACGACTCCTTCCCGGCGTCCCTGGACCCGACCACCATGGCCGACTGGCAGATCAGCGCGGCCGCCGAACCGCACATGAAGCGCGTGCAGCAGCTTGGCGCGGAGTTGGGGCTGCACTCCGACGAGGTGCTTCCGTTCGGCCACTACGTCGGCAAGCTGGACTACGCGCGCGTGCTCGAACGGCTCGATGCCCGCCCGAACGGAAGGTACGTCAACGTGACCGCCATCACGCCGACCCCGCTCGGCGAGGGCAAGACCACCACCACCATGGGGCTGGTCGAGGGTCTGGCGGCAGTCGGCAAGCGGGTGATCGGCGCCATCCGGCAGCCATCCGGCGGCCCCACCTTCAACATCAAGGGCTCCGCCGCCGGCGGCGGACTGGCGCAATGCATCCCGCTCACCGATCTCAGCCTCGGTCTGACCGGCGACATCGACGCCATCACCAACGCCCACAACCTGGCCATGGTGGCGCTCACCAGCCGCCTCCAGCACGAGGCCAACTACGGCGACAAGACCCTGGCGCGCAAGCAGTTGCGCCGCCTCAACATCGACCCGCGCAACGTGGCGGTGGGCTGGGCGATCGACTTCAGCGCCCAGGCGCTGCGCGAGATCGTCATCGGCCTCGGCGGCAGGATGGACGGCCTGATGATGCAGAGCGGCTTCCAGATCTCGGTGTCGTCGGAGGTAATGGCGATCCTGGCGGTGGCCGCCGACCTGGCCGATCTGCGCGCCCGCCTCGGCCGCATGGTGGTCGCGTACGCCCGGAACGGCAGCCCGGTCACCACCGCCGACCTGGAGGTGGACGGCGCCATGACGGCGATCATGGCGAAGGCGATCAACCCCAACCTGATGCAGACCATCGAGGGGCAGCCGGTGTTGGTGCACGCCGGTCCGTTCGCCAACATCGCCATCGGCCAGTCCTCGGTGATCGCCGACCGGGTGGGCCTCAAGCTGGCCGATTACCACGTCACCGAGAGCGGCTTCGGCGCCGACATCGGCTTCGAGAAGTTCTGGAACCTGAAGTGCCGGATGAGCGGACTGGTGCCCGACTGCTCGGTGGTGGTGTGCACGATCCGCGCCCTGAAGATGCACGGCGGCGGTCCGCGGGTGGTGCCGGGCAGGCCGCTCGACCGCGCCTACACCGAGCGCGACACGGGCCTGGTGGAGCGCGGCGTGGCGAACCTGTTGGCGCACCTGGAAACGGTGCGCAAGAGCGGGGTGGCTCCGGTGGTGTGCATCAACCACTTCCACACCGACACCGAGGAGGAGGTGGCGGTGATCCGCGCGGCGGTGGCGGCCACCGGCGCGCCATGCGTGGTGAGCCGGCATTGGAGGTACGGCGGCGCCGGCGCGCGCGAGCTGGCCGAGGCGGTGGTGGCAGCGTGCGAGCAGCCGTCCGCGTTCCGGTTCCTGTACGAGGACGCGACGCCGCAGCGCGAGCGGATCGAGCGCATCACGACCGAGGTGTACGGCGGCGCCGGCGTCAGTTACGCCCCGCGGGCGCTGGCCAAGCTGCAGGAGGTGGAGCGGGATCCCGGCCTGGCGTCGCTCGGCACCTGCATGGTCAAGACACAACTCAGCCTGAGCCACGACCCGGCGCTGAAGGGCCGGCCCACCGGCTGGACGCTGCCGGTCCGCGACCTGCTGCTGTACCGCGGCGCCGGACTGGCGGTGCCGGTGGCCGGCGACATCAAGCTGCTGCCGGGCACCGCCTCCGACCCCGCCTTCCGCCGCATCGACGTCGACCCCCGCACCGGCCGCGTCCAGGGCCTGCACTGAATGGCGTGCGATTCGGTGGGGCGTGGCCGATGATTCGAGAACGACTTGATTCGTATTGTCGACGAAACTGGCGAGGACTACTTGTACCACAAGGACCTGTTTGCCATAGTCGACTTCCCGGAGTCGGTGGAGTTGAAGCTGCTGGCCATGGAGAGGCGGCGTCGGTCCGCCTGATCTTCTCCGTGGCGGCTCGTTGACGATTGCGAGGAGGAGCACTCGATTTGGACAAGAAGCTGGCCAAGCGCGCCGCTGTCGCTGCGCAGTCGGGAGACCGGGACGCGGTGCGGGCAGCAGTGGCTCAAGATGGTGCCGTAGCGGGCCATTGGTCGGTGCTGATGAACGCCTGCTTCGGCGGCCACCGCGACGTGGCCGCGTTTCTGATCGAGGCGGGGGCCGATGTCAACGTGCAGTCGCCCAACGCCCACCGCTACCGGCCGCTGCATCGGGCCGTGGAACACAAGAAGACCATGCCCAAGACGCCCGGGCACGCCGCCACGGTACGTCTGCTGCTGGAGCACGGCGCCGACCCGATGCTGCGTGGCACCTGGAGCCTGCACAGCGCCGTGGCGGTGGCGGCGTTCGGCTGTACCGAGTTCCTGCCCCTGCTGCTGGAGCACGCCCCGCGCGAGCCCGAGCCGTATACCGCCGCGGCCCTGGCGCGGCACGCCGACCTGGCGGCTCTCCTGGCCGAGACACCGGACGCCGCCACGCGCCCCGACGCCGACTCGCGCGACGGGAGCTGGCTGCCGCTACAGTACTGCGCCCGTTCGGTGGCCGGTACCGAGGAGGAGCGGGTCGCCACCGCGGCGCTCCTGCTTGACCACGGCGCCGACCCGTCCAGCGGGTTGGACTACGCCTGCTGGTCCGACAACGCCGGTGTCGTCGATCTGCTCCTGCAACGCGGCGGCCGCCTCGGCGACGACGACACCGTCAACCATCTCGCCTGCGACGGCCAGTTCGCCGTCCTTGACCTGCTGCTGCGCCACGGCGCCGTCGACATGAACGGTACCCGCGGCACCGCCCACCACGGCGGCTACAACCCCCTGGGCTGTGCCGTCAACATGCGCAGCCTCAAGGGGGTCACCTGGTTCCTGGACCACGGCTGCGACCCCAACGAGGTGCAGAGCAAGAGCGGCGAGACTGCCTTGCACGTGGCGGTCAACTCCGGCGCGGCCGTGCCCTTGGTACGCCTCCTGGTAGACCGGGGAGTGAAC
This window encodes:
- a CDS encoding formate--tetrahydrofolate ligase; protein product: MGNSNDSFPASLDPTTMADWQISAAAEPHMKRVQQLGAELGLHSDEVLPFGHYVGKLDYARVLERLDARPNGRYVNVTAITPTPLGEGKTTTTMGLVEGLAAVGKRVIGAIRQPSGGPTFNIKGSAAGGGLAQCIPLTDLSLGLTGDIDAITNAHNLAMVALTSRLQHEANYGDKTLARKQLRRLNIDPRNVAVGWAIDFSAQALREIVIGLGGRMDGLMMQSGFQISVSSEVMAILAVAADLADLRARLGRMVVAYARNGSPVTTADLEVDGAMTAIMAKAINPNLMQTIEGQPVLVHAGPFANIAIGQSSVIADRVGLKLADYHVTESGFGADIGFEKFWNLKCRMSGLVPDCSVVVCTIRALKMHGGGPRVVPGRPLDRAYTERDTGLVERGVANLLAHLETVRKSGVAPVVCINHFHTDTEEEVAVIRAAVAATGAPCVVSRHWRYGGAGARELAEAVVAACEQPSAFRFLYEDATPQRERIERITTEVYGGAGVSYAPRALAKLQEVERDPGLASLGTCMVKTQLSLSHDPALKGRPTGWTLPVRDLLLYRGAGLAVPVAGDIKLLPGTASDPAFRRIDVDPRTGRVQGLH
- a CDS encoding thioredoxin family protein, with the translated sequence MADSNDGKYRDIRQAFWRTSFDSALPYDEYLASGPDNHRKRWQTMDARVQVDDAQRQRLGQFTRRTNLLCYSGIWCGDCVRQGPILRHLAAAANEAAGRQVVDLRFAERVDDSELADELRILGALRVPVTVCLSEDFFEVGRTGDRMLVTYRRKAQRELGAACDVGLVPPPEAEVSAEVEQWLDHLERMQWMLRLSPPLRARYGD
- a CDS encoding ankyrin repeat domain-containing protein, with the translated sequence MDKKLAKRAAVAAQSGDRDAVRAAVAQDGAVAGHWSVLMNACFGGHRDVAAFLIEAGADVNVQSPNAHRYRPLHRAVEHKKTMPKTPGHAATVRLLLEHGADPMLRGTWSLHSAVAVAAFGCTEFLPLLLEHAPREPEPYTAAALARHADLAALLAETPDAATRPDADSRDGSWLPLQYCARSVAGTEEERVATAALLLDHGADPSSGLDYACWSDNAGVVDLLLQRGGRLGDDDTVNHLACDGQFAVLDLLLRHGAVDMNGTRGTAHHGGYNPLGCAVNMRSLKGVTWFLDHGCDPNEVQSKSGETALHVAVNSGAAVPLVRLLVDRGVNVDQRDAAGQTALDVARAKRKPKLVAFLSRP